The nucleotide window CTGAAGGTTCCAGCGGCGGGCCAGATAGCCATCAAAGAAATCGGTAATTGCCGCGGCGCTGAAAAGCGCCAGAGCGGTCCAGCGGGCCCAGTCATGGGTTGGCCAAAGCATGCACACGACAATCGCCGGAACCGCTGCGATGCGGGCGATCGTCAGACTGTTTGGAATATTGAAGGTTTTTGAGCCGGTCATGGCGGGCAGCTCTCTTCTAAGACTGGGTTGGTGGAAATTATCACGCCCCTTCAAAGCACGTCCAGTGCATTCTCGTCAATGCGGCTAACCGGTCGGATGGCAAATCAGCTGTCATCGTCGTGGAAATAGGCGTGGATCGATTTGGCCATCTGTTCGGATATGCCATCAACGGCGAGCAGGTCGGAGAGGGCGGCGCTGCGGACGGCCTTTGCCGTGCCGAAATGATGCAACAGGGCGCGTTTGCGGGCCGGTCCGATGCCTGGAATATCCTCAAGCCCGGTCTGGGAAATGGCCTTCGAGCGGCGGGCCCTGTGGGTGCCGATGGCAAAGCGGTGGGCCTCGTCGCGCAGGCGCTGGATGAAATAGAGCACCGGATCGCGCAAGGGCAGCATGAAGCTTTCCTTGCCGGGGACGAAGAAATGCTCGCGGCCGGCATCCCGGTCCGGCCCCTTGGCAACGCCAACCATCGGCAGATCGTGGATGCCGAGATCGGCAAGGATCTCGCGTACAGCATTCAGCTGACCAAGGCCACCGTCGATCAGCAACAGGTCGGGCCAGGCCGGGTCGGGCATGTGGCCGTTTTTGCCCTCATTGCTCTTTTCTTCCGCTTCGCTGGCCGCCGGCCTCGGGCCGTTCTCCTTGAGCAGGCGGGAGAAGCGGCGCTGCAACACCTCGCGCATCATGCCGAAGTCGTCGCCGGGGGTGATGTCTGTCGACTTGATGTTGAACTTGCGATACTGGTTCTTCATGAAGCCTTCCGGCCCGGCCACGATCATGCCGCCAACAGCATTGGTGCCCTGAATGTGGCTGTTGTCATAGACTTCGATGCGATTGGGTCTGGCCGGCAGGTCGAATACTTCGGCCACGCCGTCGAGCAGGCGGGTCTGGCTGGAGGTCTCGGCAAGCCGCCGCCCCAGGGCTTCGCGGGCGTTGGCCAGTGCATGATCGACCAGCTCCTTCTTTTCGCCCCGCTGTGGAACCAGAATAGAAACCTTTTGCTCGGACTTGCTGGTCAGCGCTTCGGCCACTAGGTCCTGTTCCTCGATGGCGTGCGAGAGCAGCACGAGACGCGGGCAGGGCTTGTTGTCATAGAACTGAGCGACGAAGGCGCTGAGCACCTCGACCTCGTCCTGTGTCTTGTCGGCCTTGGGGAAATAGGCGCGGTTGCCCCAGTTCTGCCCGGTGCGGAAGAAGAAGACCTGAATGCAGGTCTGGCCACCGTCCTGATAACAGGCGAACACATCCGCTTCATCGGTATTCTGAGGGTTGATGCCCTGGTGGGACTGGATGTGACTGAGAGCGGCGAGCCTGTCGCGATAGATGGCGGCGCGTTCGAAATCCAGCTGTTCGGAGGCTTCCTGCATGCGCTCGGAAATTTCCTTGCGCACGGTCTGGCTCTTGCCGGTCAGGAACAGCTGGGCTTCCTTGACCAGTTCGGCATAGCCTTGGGGTGAAATCTCTCCGGTGCAGGGCGCGGCACAACGCTTGATCTGGTGTAGCAGGCAGGGTCTGGTGCGGCTCTCGTAGACGGAGTCGGTGCAGGTGCGCAAAAGGAAGGCCTTTTGCAGCGCATTGATGGTGTCATTCACCGCGCTGGCCGAGGCAAACGGGCCGTAGTATTTGGCCTTGCGCTTGCGAGCGCCGCGATGCTTGGCGATTTGGGGGGCTTCATGATCCTCACCGATGAGGATGTAGGGGAAGCTCTTGTCGTCACGCAGCAGCACGTTGAAGCGGGGTCTGAGGCGTTTGATCAGGTTTGCTTCCAGCAGCAGGGCCTCGGTTTCCGTTGCCGTGGTGACGAACTCCATGCTGGCGGTCAACTGGATCATGCGCAGGATGCGGTTGGTCTGGTTGCCGAGGCGGGAGTAATTGGTGACACGCTTCTTGAGATTCTTGGCCTTGCCGACATAGAGCACATCGCCGTTGGCGTTGAGCATGCGATAGACACCGGGATTGCCTGGCAAGCGGCGCACGAAGTCGGCGATGATATCAAAACCCGTGCGGCGTTTCTCCGGCTTGCCGGTCGTTTGCAACTCTTCAGATTTCAAGGCTTCATCCGGCGCCGGAATCGCATCTGATTCAAGAGCCTCATCGGCCATCTGGCCGCCTTGTGCCTCATTCGTGAGAGGGGCATCCGGTGTGTCGGTCTGGGAAGTGATGGTCTCGTCGCTCATTGTCTCTGAAAGGGCGTTCCATGATCTGCTCGGGCAGTCTACAGGCTATGACTCGGAACGAAAAGTCAATTCTCCGGGCGCAGGCCTAGTGCGGTGCTGCCCGGAAATATGGTCAGTGGCTGGCAAAAGCGAGGGCTACGTAACCGGCGTAGGCTGCGACCATGATAGCGCCACGTGCCCGCGTCAGGGGCATCCTGAAGACGGTGAACACCAGCATCAAGAATGCGGTTGCCACCATCACCAAGAGGTCCATGCCGATCACGCGTTCCGGCACGTAGATGGGGATGAGGGTCGAAGTCAGCCCCATGATGGCAAGGATGTTGAAGATGTTCGAGCCGATGACATTGCCGAATGCCATGGCCCCCTGATTGCGGATCGCTGCAACAAGGGTTGTGGCCAGCTCAGGCAACGAGGTGCCAAGTGCAACCACGGTAAGGCCGATAACTGCTTCGGAGACCCCCCAGGTACGGGCGATACCGGTGGCTCCTTCGATGGTGAGATGGCCGCCGAGCGGTAGCCCGATCAGACCGATGACGATGAACAGGATGGCTACGCCGAGGTTCGAAGGGGCTTCCTCAAGGAGTTCCTCGTCAACCAGATCGCACGGCTCACCACGCTGTTTGCGTGAGGTCCAGACGGTCCAGGTAAGAAAGAAGATCAGCAATGCCAGAAGCACGATGCCGGAAGAAAGGTCAAGGACGCCCTGCAGGCAAAGGGCCGAGAAGACAATGGAAACTGCGATCATGAAAACGGTGCTTGAGCGCGTGCCGCTTTCACTGCACTGGGTGGGGCGGATAAGGGCTGGCAAACCAAGGACAAGCAGAACGTTGGTGATATTGGAGCCAACCACGTTACCGATCGAGATGCCGCCAAGACCCTTGAACGCGGCGTCCATCGAGATGATCAGTTCTGGCGCCGATGTACCAAACGAGACGATCGTCAAGCCGATGATCAAGGGAGGAATGCTCAGGCGTGTTGCCAGGGTAATCGCTCCGCGTACAAGCAGGTCGCCTGCAACCAAGAGCAAGACGAGTCCTCCAACGAGGTACAGATACATCATCATGGGTGGAACTTGATCCGTTTAATATTCTGCATTGAGCCGCTGACTTACCTGCCGGGTGGTAAGTTGTCAGATCTATATAAGAATGTTGCAGCTTTATTTAAAGATTTGATGTTTATTTATTTTTACAAATTTTTTTATAGCTTCGAAAATAATTGACCCGGTTCTGGTGCCTCGACGTGGTGTCTCGACGTGGTGCCTTGCCGCTGTGCTTGCACGCATGCTGCCGTCCCTCTATGATCTGGCCAAGACTTCGTGTGGAGATCTTCCCATGATCAGGCACGGAGACTGGGGCTGCATATGTTCGGGCTGCCTCGAACCTCATTGACCGCGTTCTTTCATTTCCCTTCCTGCCTCTTCCTCAAATGTTTATCCCACCCTCAAAGGATGCCAGATATATGATGATACTTCGCTCATCTTCAACATCTCCTTTTGTCCGCAAGGTGATCATTGCAGCCAAGCTGCTGGGGCTGTTCGACAAGATCAGCCTGCAGGAAGCCAAGCTGATCGATCCGACCGACAGCCTGAGCCAGCAGAATCCTCTGGGCAAGATCCCGGCGCTCATTCTGGACGGGGGAGAGGTTGTGTTCGATTCGTCGGTCATCGTCGATACGCTCGACCAGATGGCTGGCGGTGGCAAACTCATTCCAGCCGATCCGGTGCGCCGCAGGCAGGTGTTGACCCTGCAGGCCCTGTGTGACGGCATGCTTGATGCCAGCGTTCTGCTGGTTGCCGAGCAGCGGTTCCGTCTGGAGGCACAGCGCAGTGCCAAATGGGTGGCTCATCAGACGGCGAAGGTGGACAGGGCTTTCAATGCACTTGAGGCTATGGTGCCTAAGCTGCGGGGTGAGCCGGATGTGGGGCAGATCGCTCTGGCTTGCGCATTGAGCTATCGTGATCTCCGGTTCCCCGATCATGACTGGCGGGCGATCTATCCGCAGCTGGCTCTTTGGCTCGATGCATTTGGAAAGGCCGTTCCGGCTTTTGCAGAAACGGCCTTCAAGCAATAACACAGAAAAGCCCGGCGACCTGCGTCGGGCTGGCTTTCATTCCATATGACCCGCTGCAATGGCGCGGGTCATGCGGGTTTTCGGGCCCTCGTTCAGACGTCAGCGCAGGGAGCGGCAATAGGCGCCATAGATGCGCCACGGGTCACGGCCCTGAATGCAGGCTTCGACGTTATAGCCATAGCCTGCGAAGCCTGCCTTGGCCTCGATCAGATAATAGATTGTCGTCTTGTGGCCAAGGTCGGTGTAGCCGGTGGCGCGGCAATAGCGGCGGGCGAAGAAGGGTTCGCTCATCTCCTGGGTTCTGGCATGGCGGATGCGGTCGATGGAAACGACAGGATCGCCGGATTTGACCACGTTGGCTTCCGCAATCGACAGTTTGGTGGTAACGCGCGAGAGCACGCCAGCGCCATCACATTCGGGCAGAGTGGCGGCAGACGCGGCACCAGCCCAGGCGGAAAACAGCAGGGCGCCTGCCAGTTTCATCATTTGGTATTTCATGGTGTCAGCTCCTTTTGACCGGATTTCCTGTGTTGTCTCAAGAGGGCCGGATGAATGGGTTCAAGGGTAATTGTGACAGCGCAGGGCAGCAGTTCGGAACGCATCTGCCTGTTGCCAGCAAATAACAGATTCTAACAATGGAATAACACGATCAATGTTCCTGTTTCGCCTCGGGTTCGTCAAGGCGGAATGGAGTGGCTTTCTGCATTTGATGACATGAATTATGCCGCATCGCCACCAATCGGGCCCACATGGGCAGAAAACGCGGGTCTTCCGGGCTATCTGACAGCGAGAATGCGCAATTTGTCACGGGATCCACATCGGGCCCTGATGGCCGAAGGGCTGCATTGGCGCGGCTTGCCGTCCTTGTCGAGGCACAGACGAACCTCACTCAACTTCTGGCGTTTGCAGGTGACAAACAGGCTGTCTTCAGGCAGATCCGGGTTGGCGTCATGGAAGGCGCGTTCGATCTGGGAGACGGTCATCAGGAGCGGGCGGCCCAGATCGGCGAGTTGGTCCGGGCGTTTGAGGGCCTTGAAACTCCTGACAGCCAGACGGAAGTAATCCAGCGGGGTGAGCCCCGCGCAGCTGCCATGCTTGTCCCATTCGTGACGGATGAGGCTCTTGCTGGGCGAGAATTTCAGCATCTGTTCGACAAGATTGTCGGACGGGTCGCGAAAGCGGCTGCGGCAGCGTTCCGGATAGCCTCTCTCATATTGCGGCCACAGGCCATGAATGACAAAGCCGTAGGCGCGCTCGGAAAAGCACTGCAACTGGTCGCGGTTGCGCCGGGCCTCGTCGGCGCAATAGGTTGGCGACCAGGACAGGGTGAGGATGTAATAGTCAAAATCGCCCGCTTCATCGGCGCGCGCCTGCCGTGCGAGGCCTGTCAGTGACAGGAGCAGGAGGATCACGAGGGTCGGGCGGTTCATGCTTCCGGTCTTCATAGGGTCTCCTGCGGGTCTCCCGCTCACATCTTGATCAGTGGCGCTATCGGGGTGCCGTCTCTGCGCTTTAAGGCGGGCGTGCTCATTGTGGCGGATTGATCCATTCAACCGTGGACCGGCGGGCGGTCTGGCCAAAGGTGTCTGCGAGCAGTGGCAACAGGGCTTTCAGCTCGTCATGCAGTGTATAGGGCGGATTGATGATGAACAGCCCGGTACCGTTCAGCCGCTTGGCCGTGTCGAGCTTCTGAATGACCAGCTCCGCGCGCAGGATATTGTCGATGCCGGAATCCGCAAGGATCTGGGCTGCATCATCGACATCCCGGCGGGCCTTGATCGGATACCACAGGCAGTAGATCCCTGTTGCCCAGCGCCGATAGCCCTGCAGGAAGGCTTCGACCATGCGGACATATTCGTCCTTTTCCTCAAATGGCGGATCAACCAGCACCATGCCGCGGCGTTCTGCGGGGGGCAGGTCGGCGCGCAGGGCGACCCAGCCATCATCTTCCCTGACGTGAAGCTGGTGGTTCCGGCCCATGGCCCGCTGCAGCGTCTCGGCATCCGCTGGGTGTTTCTCGATGAAGGTAGCACGATCCACCGGACGGGCCATCATGGCGACCAGTTTGGGGGAACCGGGATAGAGCGTCAACTCTCCGTCCGGGTTGAGGCGCTCGATGATATCGAGATAGGGGCTCATGATCCCGGCGACAACGGGCGACAACGTCTTGCGGTCCAGTGCCAGCAGGCGGCCGATGCCGTCCTGCCATTCGCCGGTCTTGCGGGCTTCCTCGCTCGACAGGTCATACTGGCCGATCCCGGCATGGGTATCGAGCACGAAATATCCCTTGTCCTTCTTTTGCAGATACTGAAGGATCCGCGTCAGGACAATGTGCTTGAGGCAGTCTGCAAAATTGCCTGCGTGATAGATATGGCGATAGTTCATGAAAGGGCACAACCGGGTTGTTGAAAGACACTGTGCTGCTATGGCTGAGCAATGCCATCCTGTCAAATGCTGGCTACAGGATTTGAACCGGGGATTGCCCGGTTCTTCTCGGATCTGGATGTTTCTCGACGACTTTTGGCTGGGGTGGTGTCGTTGGCTGCTACTTGGCCTTCTTTCCTGCGTCCTTGGCCCCATCCTTCGTCTCGTCCTTGGCTGCATCCGTCGCAGGTTTGTCCGGAGCAACTGCACCCGTTGCCACGCCTGCCGCTTCTCCCTTGGCGACTTCATCGACAAACGGGAAGATGATCAGGTCCTTATCGTTCTCCTTTTCCTCGCAATCGCCGGACAGGCCGACCTGGGCGATGTAGAAGCGGCCGTTCTGCCAGGAATAGATGCTGTATTGCCGACAAGAGCTGGTGCTGCCCTGTTTTGGAAATTCCGAGCGGAGAAGCTTCTTGCCTTCGTCCCAGGTTGGCTTTTGCAACTCGGTCGAGGCATACCAGCCCAGCTTGGAATCAAGCTGCGGGAAGGTGATCAGGTTGGCCCATTCATCGCGGCCGTCTTCAACCTGATAGATGCGGTAACTGTTGCCATCAAGGCTGGTGGAGCAGATGAGGCCGTAGAAGGTCTGTACGTCGAGGTGGATGATCAGGGCCTTTTCGGCCAATTCGGAATCGTTGAACTCAGCCAGCCAGCACCCCATGGTCGCCCGGTGATTGTCGAGAATGCGCTGGGGGATGGTATCGGATTGCGCATGAGCCGCGGAGGCACTGACAAGGCCTGCCAGCAAAGACAGCAGTAGCAGCAACCGGCTCGGCCATTTTCCGACCCCCGTAGCCAGGCCGGTGGTTTCGACCGGGTCATTTTGTCCAGTGTGCATTTCCGATTCTCCCCTCAGAAGGCACTTTCAGAATAGCTGACTCGCTGCCAATGGCCAATTGGTGCTGGTCACTTTCATTCCCCAACTTCGCAATATAGCCAGTTTTCTCAAGTTTATTTGATATTTGTGTCCAATATTCGTGGTTGCTTTTGTCTGGGAGTGGGGTATGCATGGGGCATCCACTTCACTCTGTATCTGCTGTCTGTGACAGCATCATCAAGGCAAACAGGATTGGTCACATGAAGGTTGCAATCGTCCCCGTGACACCATTTCAGCAGAATTGTACGCTCATTTGGGATGAGGAAACCGGCAAGGGCGTCGTGATTGATCCGGGCGGAGAGGTCGAGAAGATCCTTCAGGTGCTGGAGAATGAAAAGATCGAAGTCGAGCGCATCCTCATCACGCACGGTCATATCGACCATATCGGTGGTGCCGCGGAATTGCGCGATGCACTGGATGTCGAGGTGGAGGGGCCGCACGAAGCGGACCGTATGCTGATCGAACGGGTGGCCGAACAGGCAATCCAGTTTGGCGTGCCTGCGGCCAAGCCATGTGAGCCGGACCGCTGGCTGCAGGATGGTGACGAGGTAGACATTGCGGGCATGACCTTCTCGGTGCTGCATTGCCCGGGTCATG belongs to uncultured Cohaesibacter sp. and includes:
- a CDS encoding ribonuclease T, producing the protein MKTGSMNRPTLVILLLLSLTGLARQARADEAGDFDYYILTLSWSPTYCADEARRNRDQLQCFSERAYGFVIHGLWPQYERGYPERCRSRFRDPSDNLVEQMLKFSPSKSLIRHEWDKHGSCAGLTPLDYFRLAVRSFKALKRPDQLADLGRPLLMTVSQIERAFHDANPDLPEDSLFVTCKRQKLSEVRLCLDKDGKPRQCSPSAIRARCGSRDKLRILAVR
- the uvrC gene encoding excinuclease ABC subunit UvrC; amino-acid sequence: MSDETITSQTDTPDAPLTNEAQGGQMADEALESDAIPAPDEALKSEELQTTGKPEKRRTGFDIIADFVRRLPGNPGVYRMLNANGDVLYVGKAKNLKKRVTNYSRLGNQTNRILRMIQLTASMEFVTTATETEALLLEANLIKRLRPRFNVLLRDDKSFPYILIGEDHEAPQIAKHRGARKRKAKYYGPFASASAVNDTINALQKAFLLRTCTDSVYESRTRPCLLHQIKRCAAPCTGEISPQGYAELVKEAQLFLTGKSQTVRKEISERMQEASEQLDFERAAIYRDRLAALSHIQSHQGINPQNTDEADVFACYQDGGQTCIQVFFFRTGQNWGNRAYFPKADKTQDEVEVLSAFVAQFYDNKPCPRLVLLSHAIEEQDLVAEALTSKSEQKVSILVPQRGEKKELVDHALANAREALGRRLAETSSQTRLLDGVAEVFDLPARPNRIEVYDNSHIQGTNAVGGMIVAGPEGFMKNQYRKFNIKSTDITPGDDFGMMREVLQRRFSRLLKENGPRPAASEAEEKSNEGKNGHMPDPAWPDLLLIDGGLGQLNAVREILADLGIHDLPMVGVAKGPDRDAGREHFFVPGKESFMLPLRDPVLYFIQRLRDEAHRFAIGTHRARRSKAISQTGLEDIPGIGPARKRALLHHFGTAKAVRSAALSDLLAVDGISEQMAKSIHAYFHDDDS
- a CDS encoding calcium/sodium antiporter translates to MLLVAGDLLVRGAITLATRLSIPPLIIGLTIVSFGTSAPELIISMDAAFKGLGGISIGNVVGSNITNVLLVLGLPALIRPTQCSESGTRSSTVFMIAVSIVFSALCLQGVLDLSSGIVLLALLIFFLTWTVWTSRKQRGEPCDLVDEELLEEAPSNLGVAILFIVIGLIGLPLGGHLTIEGATGIARTWGVSEAVIGLTVVALGTSLPELATTLVAAIRNQGAMAFGNVIGSNIFNILAIMGLTSTLIPIYVPERVIGMDLLVMVATAFLMLVFTVFRMPLTRARGAIMVAAYAGYVALAFASH
- a CDS encoding glutathione S-transferase N-terminal domain-containing protein; this translates as MMILRSSSTSPFVRKVIIAAKLLGLFDKISLQEAKLIDPTDSLSQQNPLGKIPALILDGGEVVFDSSVIVDTLDQMAGGGKLIPADPVRRRQVLTLQALCDGMLDASVLLVAEQRFRLEAQRSAKWVAHQTAKVDRAFNALEAMVPKLRGEPDVGQIALACALSYRDLRFPDHDWRAIYPQLALWLDAFGKAVPAFAETAFKQ
- the rlmJ gene encoding 23S rRNA (adenine(2030)-N(6))-methyltransferase RlmJ; amino-acid sequence: MNYRHIYHAGNFADCLKHIVLTRILQYLQKKDKGYFVLDTHAGIGQYDLSSEEARKTGEWQDGIGRLLALDRKTLSPVVAGIMSPYLDIIERLNPDGELTLYPGSPKLVAMMARPVDRATFIEKHPADAETLQRAMGRNHQLHVREDDGWVALRADLPPAERRGMVLVDPPFEEKDEYVRMVEAFLQGYRRWATGIYCLWYPIKARRDVDDAAQILADSGIDNILRAELVIQKLDTAKRLNGTGLFIINPPYTLHDELKALLPLLADTFGQTARRSTVEWINPPQ
- a CDS encoding MBL fold metallo-hydrolase, whose amino-acid sequence is MGHMKVAIVPVTPFQQNCTLIWDEETGKGVVIDPGGEVEKILQVLENEKIEVERILITHGHIDHIGGAAELRDALDVEVEGPHEADRMLIERVAEQAIQFGVPAAKPCEPDRWLQDGDEVDIAGMTFSVLHCPGHAPGHVVYYNEDARFAIMGDVLFNGSIGRTDLPGGNHATLMASIRDKILPLGDDVAFVCGHGNHSTIGEERRSNPFLQGL